The following proteins are encoded in a genomic region of Clarias gariepinus isolate MV-2021 ecotype Netherlands chromosome 12, CGAR_prim_01v2, whole genome shotgun sequence:
- the LOC128534194 gene encoding U2 small nuclear ribonucleoprotein auxiliary factor 35 kDa subunit-related protein 1-like — protein MAHMKRFAAIPMSKSMRDMCKEEDYAFLNSQKSEEVDKTPKESTCHVSEWQQKQEERHRRRLDREQQEKERQCELEKQRREKEEQWKSHVAALASERESVRGRLHRLREFRDFQKRVLMQDLDLEPDEKLTHLLMRL, from the exons ATGGCTCACATGAAGAGGTTCGCCGCAATTCCTATGTCCAAG TCTATGAGAGACATGTGCAAAGAAGAGGACTATGCTTTCCTAAACAGCCAGAAAAGTGAGGAAGTAGACAAGACACCAAAGGAGAGCACATGTCATGTAAGCGAGTGGCAGCAGAAACAAGAAGAAAGG CACCGCCGGAGGTTAGACCGAGAGCAGCAGGAGAAGGAGAGGCAGTGCGAGCTGGAGAAGCAGAGGAGG gagaaggaggagcaATGGAAAAGCCATGTGGCAGCCCTAGCATCTGAGCGTGAGTCTGTCCGAGGCAGATTACACAGGCTACGTGAATTCAGG GACTTCCAGAAGAGAGTGCTGATGCAGGATCTGGACCTTGAGCCTGATGAGAAACTCACCCATCTGCTCATGAGACTGTAA